One genomic window of Phycisphaeraceae bacterium includes the following:
- the kdpC gene encoding potassium-transporting ATPase subunit KdpC, with amino-acid sequence MTSLLRPALVLFVLLTLLTGIAYPAAVTGIAQLLFPSQANGSVLLVDGKPAGSSLIGQEFSGEGGAKYFWGRLSATSPVPYAAFNPDKSTGSSGSNLGPLNPALTDNARNRIEALKAADAAVGYLRPRDQPVPVDLVTSSASGLDPHISIAAAEYQLPRVARARGMTDDRVRELLRAHTHARQLWVLGEPTVNVLEINLALEATDR; translated from the coding sequence GTGACTTCTCTGCTTCGCCCTGCGCTGGTTCTCTTCGTTCTCCTCACCCTCCTGACCGGGATCGCTTACCCCGCCGCGGTGACTGGGATCGCACAGCTGCTGTTCCCCTCTCAGGCAAATGGTTCAGTCCTGCTTGTGGACGGCAAGCCCGCCGGATCATCGCTCATCGGGCAGGAGTTCAGCGGCGAGGGTGGCGCCAAGTACTTCTGGGGTCGTCTGTCAGCCACTTCGCCCGTGCCATATGCGGCGTTCAACCCGGACAAGTCGACGGGCTCATCGGGATCGAACCTCGGCCCGCTCAACCCTGCCCTGACGGACAATGCCAGGAACCGAATCGAAGCACTCAAGGCCGCGGACGCGGCTGTCGGGTATCTGCGTCCCCGTGATCAGCCGGTACCCGTGGATCTCGTTACCTCATCCGCCAGCGGACTCGATCCGCACATTTCTATCGCAGCGGCTGAGTATCAACTGCCGCGCGTTGCAAGGGCCAGGGGTATGACGGACGATCGGGTCCGGGAGTTGCTCCGGGCGCACACGCACGCGAGGCAGCTCTGGGTGCTCGGCGAGCCGACCGTCAACGTGCTTGAAATCAATCTGGCACTCGAGGCGACCGACCGGTAA
- a CDS encoding thioredoxin domain-containing protein, whose translation MPKSPGHPRTASASAQHPAQRPALPAATMVTGLLLLEVTIAATLMLAMESIWKFALPGCGGSQSPCAKASQSIWGTIPGLGWPVSFAGLAFWTGVLHAWIAAWVTGVIPMWLRWFIRAGAIVSLFFITVSIWTGILCPYCLTAHGANLLLWVLAEFLDRAPSPQPTRRWPLPLAGATGALALIVLLTLHAQAERAVEMDRQASSREIIKHSTQQPDTAPPAAARPDQPAHVFTGRYREGPEKSPIRVVVFSDYQCPDCRIIESQIRQISDRPDVSISHKHFPLCTECNPSAPNLHVNACNAARAAEAAGIVGGNDAFWTMHRWLFDRAGQFTQSDLRAQVESMGLDWVRFQTAMSAASTTDLIKSDIAEGTSLGIFRTPMIFINGVEMKGWVAGQAVARTVADVAAANPPARTAAADRPPTAAEKYVADWRDNPAIPVAPRPTSYAIGPADAKIRMIVFGDYFVPLAAEADAAVRALADSRGDIRYEYRFFPFSRACNPNVGADAYPLACRAAAAAEAAGQIGGAEAFWKMHAWLQKNAQGLSDASIRQAATSMGLDANALLDRMNSPSVAAAIQADVHAAARAGVNGIPTVIINDRTMPRWRLDGASVLEQAVNESAGRK comes from the coding sequence ATGCCCAAATCGCCCGGACACCCCAGGACGGCGTCGGCGAGCGCCCAGCACCCCGCTCAGCGACCCGCGCTCCCGGCCGCCACCATGGTCACCGGCCTCCTCTTGCTCGAAGTCACGATCGCCGCAACCCTGATGCTCGCAATGGAGAGCATCTGGAAGTTCGCTCTCCCGGGCTGCGGCGGATCCCAGAGCCCCTGCGCCAAGGCCTCCCAGAGCATCTGGGGCACGATTCCCGGCCTCGGATGGCCCGTCTCCTTCGCCGGCCTGGCGTTCTGGACAGGTGTACTTCACGCCTGGATCGCCGCGTGGGTGACCGGGGTGATCCCCATGTGGCTTCGGTGGTTCATCCGTGCCGGCGCGATCGTTTCCCTCTTCTTCATCACAGTGTCCATATGGACCGGCATCCTCTGCCCCTATTGCCTCACCGCACACGGCGCCAACCTGCTCCTCTGGGTCCTCGCCGAGTTCCTCGATCGCGCTCCCTCGCCGCAGCCAACCCGCCGATGGCCGCTCCCCCTCGCCGGCGCCACCGGCGCCTTGGCCCTCATCGTGCTTCTCACCCTCCACGCCCAGGCCGAGCGGGCCGTCGAGATGGATCGCCAGGCCAGCTCCCGCGAGATCATCAAGCACTCCACCCAGCAACCCGACACCGCCCCGCCCGCGGCCGCACGCCCCGATCAGCCCGCCCACGTCTTCACCGGCCGCTACCGCGAAGGCCCGGAGAAGTCCCCAATCCGCGTTGTCGTCTTCTCCGACTACCAGTGCCCCGACTGCCGCATCATCGAGAGCCAGATCCGTCAGATCTCCGACCGCCCCGATGTCTCCATCTCGCACAAGCACTTTCCGCTCTGCACGGAATGCAATCCCTCGGCCCCGAACCTGCACGTGAACGCGTGCAACGCGGCACGCGCCGCCGAAGCCGCGGGCATCGTCGGCGGAAACGACGCGTTCTGGACCATGCACCGCTGGCTCTTTGATCGCGCCGGCCAGTTTACCCAATCCGATCTCCGCGCCCAGGTCGAATCCATGGGCCTCGACTGGGTCCGCTTCCAGACGGCCATGTCCGCCGCGTCGACCACCGACCTCATCAAGTCCGACATCGCCGAAGGAACCTCCCTCGGCATCTTCCGCACCCCCATGATCTTCATCAACGGTGTCGAGATGAAGGGCTGGGTTGCCGGCCAGGCCGTGGCGAGAACGGTCGCCGACGTCGCCGCGGCCAACCCGCCCGCCCGTACCGCCGCCGCCGATCGCCCCCCCACCGCCGCCGAGAAGTACGTCGCCGACTGGCGCGACAACCCCGCCATCCCGGTCGCCCCCCGCCCCACGTCCTACGCCATCGGCCCCGCCGACGCCAAGATCCGCATGATCGTCTTCGGCGACTACTTCGTCCCCCTGGCCGCCGAGGCCGACGCCGCCGTTCGCGCCCTCGCCGACTCCCGCGGCGACATCCGCTACGAATACCGCTTCTTCCCCTTCAGCCGCGCGTGCAATCCCAACGTCGGCGCCGACGCGTACCCCCTCGCCTGCCGGGCCGCCGCGGCCGCCGAAGCCGCCGGGCAGATCGGCGGCGCTGAGGCCTTTTGGAAGATGCACGCCTGGCTCCAGAAGAATGCCCAGGGCCTCTCGGACGCCTCGATCCGGCAGGCCGCCACCTCGATGGGCCTGGACGCCAACGCCCTGCTGGACCGGATGAACTCCCCCTCTGTCGCCGCCGCGATCCAGGCCGATGTACATGCCGCGGCCCGCGCCGGCGTCAACGGCATCCCCACCGTGATCATCAACGACCGCACGATGCCTCGCTGGCGGCTCGATGGCGCTTCGGTTCTCGAACAGGCCGTCAACGAGTCGGCGGGCCGCAAGTGA
- a CDS encoding response regulator, whose protein sequence is MTMPSNGPLILVVEDEEPIRRFLRATLESQGYRVKEAGTADEGLMQARSQRPDLILLDLGLPDGDGIDVTRSIRSDSAVPIVVLSARGQEPDKVAALDAGADDYLTKPFGVSELAARIRVALRHASRPAGSATPVYEATADGRTLHVNVDTRVVRVADENGVRPIRLTPTEFKLLAFLIKHAGKVLTHQQILKEVWGPTHARDVQYLRVYAGQLRQKLEASAAQPQFVLTEPGIGYRLTPPNDAVAR, encoded by the coding sequence GTGACGATGCCCTCCAATGGCCCACTGATCCTGGTGGTTGAAGATGAGGAGCCCATCCGACGGTTCCTCCGCGCCACCCTGGAAAGCCAGGGATACCGCGTCAAGGAAGCCGGAACAGCCGACGAGGGGCTGATGCAGGCCCGCAGCCAACGACCGGATCTCATCCTGTTGGACCTGGGGCTTCCTGACGGAGATGGGATCGACGTCACCAGGTCCATCCGATCGGATTCGGCGGTGCCGATTGTCGTTCTTTCCGCCCGCGGCCAAGAACCTGACAAAGTCGCCGCACTCGATGCCGGCGCCGACGACTATCTCACAAAGCCCTTCGGCGTGAGCGAACTCGCCGCACGCATCCGCGTCGCCCTTCGGCACGCATCACGCCCCGCGGGCTCGGCGACCCCCGTGTACGAAGCCACCGCGGACGGGCGGACGCTCCACGTCAACGTCGACACTCGCGTGGTCAGGGTGGCGGACGAGAACGGGGTTCGACCGATTCGTCTCACTCCGACCGAGTTCAAGCTGCTGGCGTTCCTCATCAAGCACGCCGGCAAGGTTCTGACGCATCAACAGATCCTGAAGGAAGTCTGGGGCCCAACGCACGCACGCGATGTCCAGTACCTCCGCGTCTACGCCGGCCAACTCCGCCAGAAGCTCGAGGCCAGCGCCGCCCAGCCCCAGTTCGTGCTCACGGAGCCCGGGATCGGGTATCGGCTGACCCCACCGAACGACGCCGTTGCACGCTGA
- a CDS encoding S8 family serine peptidase, which yields MKLLVAAFLAAVVTTSISLAAATNTATQPTPIQFRTGPAVLSPLADGPGRTAPLAAIAGKNGGHAVVQFSGPVSLADRGVMEAAGLRLQNPLGSNAFFASVSKPDIKSLDQVASLIAVSAIRPEWKLHPFLADMAPPAYTVVAGKDQDAIVAVNVMFHADDAMGLTGIRMLQKYKATVIGELRSLPVMVAEMPLANILALAGEDSVMWIESPYPAMSVTSVATHIGAVTEASKALAAAAVANDSNRARVGADTLNGPAYSLDGAGIRPFVYDAGSARLTHQTFSSTGGGGQRIISVDGASVSSHSTHVAGTVAGNGAGEGGNIHRGMAPAAFILSGALNTGVGTGTYFLYDRVCDLEADYTLAFAAPNSADIANNSIGTNTETNGFPCSLQGDYGVTDALLDSLVRGSLGRPIRVVWANGNERQGNRCDVEGFGDYFSTAPPATAKNHITVGALNSNNDSMTTFSSWGPTDDGRLKPDISAPGCQSDGDNTVTSSTSASDTSYGGSCGTSMACPTVTGVSTLLLQQFRRTFPGADDPRNSTLKLWLTHTALDLLTPGPDYQTGYGSMRGIPAADFVISGAYLEAQINQGETFQRTIEVAGGQPLKISLAWDDAPGTPNTTGASTLVNDLDLRLIAPNDAVFYPWTLDPANPSAAAVRTTPNRRDNIEQVLVDNPMPGTWRVEVIGFNVPQGAQPFSLAGVPGSYSGLSLSLVTQIPTLILPGSPLSVDVDVLAINQSLVPGSVKVYTRTSTSDPFTSAPMSLVTGNRYRANLTAPLCGSILQVYFAAEGDASGAITLPNTAPASLFVANVGETNVAFADNFETDQGWTVANTPIAGGTFAGAWERGVPITPAATGAPSVDGDGSGSCYVTANNSVSPDVDWGFTALTSPQINAPNGPLSVSYKRWFHRTSSTAGGDVLRVEYSLNNGATWTDIEVFGSASGTITGSWISQVATIPVGSSQLRLRFTANDNATNSTSVEAAVDAVMVTSIACTNPQTCIADWDHDTFITPSDVAAFINQWSLDLTNGTLLADVDQSGTVDPSDIATFIQAWLAAVANGC from the coding sequence ATGAAGCTCCTGGTTGCCGCATTCCTCGCGGCCGTTGTGACTACGTCGATTTCGCTCGCCGCAGCCACGAATACGGCAACACAGCCCACACCGATCCAGTTCCGAACTGGCCCGGCAGTCCTCTCCCCTCTGGCCGATGGACCCGGCCGCACCGCCCCGCTCGCGGCGATCGCCGGCAAAAACGGTGGGCACGCGGTCGTGCAGTTCTCGGGCCCGGTTTCGCTGGCCGACCGCGGCGTCATGGAGGCAGCCGGCCTCCGCCTGCAGAATCCCCTGGGCTCCAATGCCTTCTTTGCCTCCGTCTCCAAACCCGACATCAAGTCGTTGGACCAGGTGGCCTCGCTCATCGCAGTTTCCGCCATTCGCCCCGAGTGGAAGCTGCACCCCTTCCTCGCCGACATGGCCCCCCCCGCCTACACCGTCGTGGCCGGCAAGGACCAAGACGCTATCGTCGCCGTGAACGTCATGTTCCACGCCGACGACGCGATGGGCCTCACCGGCATCCGGATGCTCCAGAAGTACAAGGCGACAGTCATCGGCGAACTGCGCAGCCTCCCGGTAATGGTCGCCGAAATGCCCCTGGCCAATATCCTCGCACTCGCCGGCGAGGACTCGGTCATGTGGATTGAGTCCCCCTACCCGGCAATGTCCGTCACCTCCGTCGCCACGCACATCGGTGCCGTTACCGAAGCCTCCAAGGCTCTCGCGGCCGCCGCAGTGGCCAACGACTCCAACCGCGCCCGCGTCGGCGCCGACACACTGAACGGCCCCGCCTACTCGCTCGACGGCGCCGGCATCCGCCCGTTCGTCTACGACGCCGGCTCCGCCCGCCTCACCCACCAGACCTTTAGTTCTACCGGTGGCGGTGGGCAGCGCATTATCAGTGTTGATGGAGCCTCGGTCTCATCCCACTCGACCCACGTCGCGGGTACGGTCGCCGGCAACGGCGCTGGAGAAGGCGGCAACATCCACCGTGGAATGGCCCCGGCGGCCTTTATTCTCTCGGGCGCCCTGAACACCGGCGTTGGCACCGGCACGTATTTCCTCTACGACCGCGTCTGCGACCTCGAGGCCGACTACACCCTCGCCTTCGCCGCTCCGAACAGCGCTGATATCGCCAACAACTCCATCGGCACCAACACCGAGACCAACGGCTTCCCCTGCTCCCTCCAGGGCGACTACGGCGTCACCGACGCCCTCCTTGACTCCCTGGTCCGCGGCAGCCTCGGACGACCCATCCGCGTCGTCTGGGCCAACGGCAACGAGCGCCAGGGCAATCGCTGCGACGTCGAAGGCTTCGGCGATTACTTCTCCACCGCCCCGCCAGCGACCGCCAAGAACCACATCACCGTCGGCGCGCTCAACTCCAACAACGACTCCATGACCACCTTCTCCTCCTGGGGCCCCACCGACGACGGCCGCCTCAAGCCCGACATCTCCGCCCCCGGCTGCCAGTCCGACGGCGACAACACGGTCACCAGTTCAACGAGCGCCAGCGACACGTCCTACGGCGGGTCTTGCGGCACCTCGATGGCCTGCCCGACCGTGACCGGCGTGAGCACCCTCCTCCTCCAGCAGTTCCGCCGCACCTTCCCCGGTGCCGACGACCCGCGGAACTCCACGCTCAAGCTCTGGCTCACCCACACCGCCCTTGACCTGCTGACCCCCGGCCCCGACTACCAGACCGGCTACGGGTCCATGCGCGGCATCCCCGCTGCGGACTTCGTCATTTCCGGCGCCTACCTCGAGGCCCAGATCAACCAGGGCGAGACCTTCCAGCGGACCATCGAGGTCGCCGGCGGCCAGCCCCTGAAGATCAGCCTCGCGTGGGACGACGCGCCTGGCACCCCGAACACCACCGGTGCTTCGACCCTGGTGAACGACCTCGACCTCCGCCTCATCGCCCCGAACGATGCCGTCTTCTACCCCTGGACCCTCGATCCGGCCAACCCCAGCGCGGCCGCCGTTCGCACGACCCCGAACCGCAGGGACAACATCGAGCAGGTTCTCGTCGACAACCCGATGCCCGGCACCTGGCGGGTCGAGGTTATCGGTTTCAACGTCCCCCAGGGCGCCCAGCCGTTCTCTCTTGCCGGCGTCCCCGGTTCGTACAGCGGGCTCTCTCTGAGCCTTGTCACCCAGATCCCCACCCTCATACTCCCCGGATCTCCTCTGAGCGTGGATGTGGACGTCCTCGCGATCAACCAGTCGCTTGTTCCCGGCTCTGTGAAGGTGTATACCCGTACCAGCACGAGTGATCCCTTCACATCCGCGCCGATGTCGCTGGTCACCGGCAACCGTTACCGAGCCAATCTCACCGCACCCCTGTGCGGATCCATCCTGCAGGTGTACTTCGCCGCCGAGGGCGACGCCTCGGGCGCCATTACGCTCCCCAACACCGCCCCCGCAAGCCTCTTCGTCGCCAACGTCGGCGAGACCAACGTTGCCTTCGCCGACAACTTCGAGACCGATCAGGGCTGGACCGTCGCCAACACCCCGATCGCGGGCGGTACCTTCGCCGGCGCGTGGGAGCGAGGCGTTCCGATCACACCGGCCGCCACCGGAGCCCCCAGCGTCGACGGCGACGGTTCCGGTTCCTGCTACGTCACCGCGAACAACTCGGTCAGCCCCGACGTCGACTGGGGCTTCACCGCCCTCACGTCGCCGCAGATCAACGCCCCGAACGGGCCGCTCTCGGTCTCGTACAAGCGGTGGTTCCACCGCACCTCCAGCACCGCCGGCGGCGACGTTCTCCGCGTTGAGTACTCCCTGAACAACGGAGCCACCTGGACCGACATCGAGGTCTTTGGTTCCGCCTCAGGCACTATCACCGGGTCATGGATTTCCCAGGTTGCCACCATCCCCGTCGGCAGTTCTCAACTCCGCCTCCGTTTCACCGCGAACGACAACGCCACCAACTCCACCTCCGTTGAGGCCGCGGTGGATGCGGTCATGGTCACATCGATCGCCTGCACCAACCCGCAGACCTGCATCGCCGACTGGGATCACGACACCTTCATCACCCCCAGCGATGTCGCCGCGTTTATCAACCAGTGGTCGCTTGACCTGACCAACGGCACCCTCCTGGCCGACGTCGATCAGAGCGGCACCGTGGACCCCTCGGACATCGCGACCTTCATCCAAGCCTGGCTCGCGGCGGTTGCCAACGGCTGCTGA
- a CDS encoding sensor histidine kinase KdpD — MPDRRPDPADLLTRAEREEARRGRGKLKIFFGSAPGVGKTYSMLAAVQRLGREGVDIVIGLVETHGRTETEQMLLGLDILPRREAQYRGPDRQAVPVTLREFDLDAALTRKPEFIVLDELAHTNAPGSRFEKRWQDVEELLQAGINVYTTLNVQHIESLNDVVAQITGVQVRETVPDSVADEADEIELVDLPPEVLLERLKTGRVYVPESIQAASESFFRLGNLIALRELALRRTAQWVDRQMREYKAGQGIRTIWPAAERILVAVSPSPASGKIVRAAKRMAAGLHADLLAVYVETPRTASIGQADRDRVMQTLRLAESLGAGTSTLSGTNAAAELVAFARARNVSKIVVGKTGRSRLREALLGSFMSNLVRLSGDIDIYVIRGDSDAAPSVGDPVLSAIAGLSRLPNHRHGAWRYLLASGVMGLCTLLGLVVLKRLDLSNIAMLYLAGVVVTAVWAGRGPAVLAAILGVAAFDYFFVPPRLTFAVSDVQYVLTFVVMTGVGLLIASLTSRLGSLAEAARLRERRTSLLYAMSRELAAARDRREVATVSARHVHDSFGCDAALLLPGPVDHPAAMEVVASAGSPDWIEDAGGRERGVARWAFDHGKAAGIGTQSLPGSTGRFQPLTSSLGKIGVLALRPREADAFSSTPQQLLLDTFVNQISLALERVSLIEGQQAARIEAEAERLRGALLSSVSHDLRTPLATIAGAATVLQSGRDLDEPTRTELIDSIIQEADRLNDLIANLMFATRLEAGGVELRREWATVEELVGSGLARHRDALRVRPFGVRVSPDLPLVRVDNAILPQVVHNLVDNALRYTPDGTPVEVAAWATESNVIVKVADQGPGLTDDERAKVFHRFYRGRAAQPTGSRSGIGLGLTICEGIIKAHGGRIWAEPNSPRGVAFYFSLPIDRPQPVVPAEVSEAVT; from the coding sequence ATGCCCGATCGCCGTCCCGATCCTGCCGATCTTCTCACTCGCGCCGAGCGGGAGGAGGCTCGCCGCGGACGCGGAAAGTTGAAGATCTTCTTCGGGTCGGCGCCGGGCGTCGGCAAGACCTACTCGATGCTCGCGGCGGTGCAGCGACTGGGGCGAGAGGGGGTGGACATCGTCATCGGGCTCGTTGAGACACACGGCCGCACTGAGACCGAGCAGATGCTGCTCGGCCTGGACATCCTGCCCCGCCGCGAGGCACAGTACCGCGGGCCCGACAGGCAGGCGGTCCCTGTGACGCTCCGCGAGTTCGACCTCGATGCGGCGCTCACGCGGAAGCCGGAGTTCATCGTCCTCGACGAACTCGCGCACACGAACGCCCCGGGCTCTCGGTTCGAGAAGCGGTGGCAGGACGTTGAGGAGCTCCTCCAAGCCGGGATCAACGTCTACACGACGCTGAACGTTCAGCACATCGAAAGCCTGAACGACGTGGTCGCCCAGATCACCGGAGTGCAGGTCCGCGAGACCGTACCGGACTCGGTAGCGGATGAGGCCGACGAAATCGAACTCGTGGACCTCCCGCCGGAGGTGCTGCTGGAGCGCCTCAAGACAGGACGTGTCTACGTCCCCGAGAGCATCCAGGCAGCCAGCGAGTCCTTTTTCCGTCTGGGCAACCTGATCGCCTTGCGAGAACTGGCCCTTCGACGCACCGCGCAGTGGGTCGATCGCCAGATGCGGGAGTACAAGGCCGGCCAGGGCATCCGCACAATCTGGCCCGCGGCCGAGCGCATCCTGGTTGCCGTCAGCCCGAGCCCGGCCTCGGGCAAGATCGTTCGGGCCGCCAAACGCATGGCCGCCGGACTGCACGCCGACCTGCTGGCGGTCTACGTCGAGACGCCGCGGACAGCGTCGATTGGGCAGGCGGATCGGGACCGGGTCATGCAGACGCTTCGTCTGGCAGAAAGCCTCGGAGCCGGGACCTCAACCCTGAGCGGGACGAATGCCGCTGCCGAACTCGTGGCGTTCGCGCGAGCACGCAACGTGAGCAAGATCGTCGTCGGCAAGACGGGCCGTTCACGCCTTCGCGAAGCCCTGCTCGGGTCATTCATGAGCAACCTCGTCCGACTCAGCGGCGATATCGACATCTATGTCATCCGAGGGGATTCCGATGCAGCCCCTTCTGTCGGCGATCCGGTTCTGTCGGCGATCGCTGGCCTCAGCCGCCTTCCGAATCACCGCCACGGCGCCTGGCGCTACCTGCTCGCCTCGGGTGTCATGGGACTGTGCACGCTGCTGGGGCTTGTGGTTCTCAAGCGGCTCGACCTGTCCAACATCGCCATGCTCTACCTGGCCGGAGTCGTTGTCACGGCGGTCTGGGCCGGCCGTGGACCAGCCGTGCTCGCCGCTATTCTCGGTGTTGCTGCGTTCGACTACTTCTTCGTCCCACCGCGGCTGACGTTCGCGGTCTCCGATGTGCAGTACGTGCTGACGTTCGTGGTCATGACGGGGGTGGGACTGCTGATTGCCAGCCTGACGTCTCGGCTCGGCAGCCTCGCCGAGGCCGCGAGGCTGCGCGAGCGGCGGACGTCGCTGCTCTACGCGATGTCCAGGGAGTTGGCCGCCGCAAGGGACCGCCGCGAGGTCGCGACCGTTTCCGCTCGTCATGTCCATGACTCCTTCGGCTGCGACGCGGCTCTGCTCCTCCCGGGCCCCGTCGATCATCCTGCTGCGATGGAAGTCGTGGCCAGCGCGGGCTCGCCGGACTGGATCGAAGATGCGGGAGGGAGAGAGCGCGGTGTGGCCCGGTGGGCCTTCGACCACGGCAAGGCGGCGGGAATCGGGACTCAGTCGCTTCCGGGCTCCACCGGGCGGTTCCAGCCGCTCACGTCCTCGCTAGGCAAGATTGGAGTGCTCGCGTTGCGCCCCCGTGAGGCGGATGCGTTCTCGTCGACTCCGCAGCAACTGCTGCTGGACACATTCGTCAACCAGATCAGCCTTGCACTCGAGCGGGTGTCGCTCATCGAGGGCCAGCAGGCCGCGCGGATCGAAGCAGAAGCGGAGCGTCTCCGCGGCGCCCTGCTCAGCTCGGTGTCGCACGACCTGAGGACGCCCCTGGCCACAATCGCCGGCGCTGCTACCGTTCTGCAGTCGGGTCGCGACCTCGATGAGCCGACTCGAACGGAGCTGATCGACAGCATCATTCAGGAGGCCGACAGACTCAACGATCTCATCGCCAACCTGATGTTCGCGACTCGCCTTGAGGCCGGCGGCGTCGAACTCCGCCGAGAGTGGGCAACCGTCGAGGAACTGGTCGGGTCCGGGCTTGCCCGGCACAGGGATGCGCTGCGGGTACGACCTTTCGGGGTTCGTGTTTCCCCCGATCTGCCGCTGGTCCGTGTCGACAATGCGATTCTCCCCCAGGTCGTGCACAACCTGGTCGACAATGCCCTCCGCTACACCCCGGACGGAACGCCGGTCGAGGTTGCGGCGTGGGCCACGGAGTCCAACGTCATCGTCAAGGTCGCCGATCAAGGCCCCGGGCTTACCGACGATGAGCGTGCCAAGGTCTTTCATCGCTTCTACCGGGGCCGGGCCGCGCAGCCAACCGGCAGCCGGAGCGGCATCGGTCTTGGCCTGACCATCTGCGAGGGAATCATCAAGGCTCACGGTGGGCGCATCTGGGCAGAGCCGAACTCGCCGCGAGGTGTCGCGTTCTACTTCTCTCTGCCGATCGACCGACCGCAGCCGGTTGTTCCTGCAGAGGTGTCGGAGGCTGTCACGTGA
- the thiS gene encoding sulfur carrier protein ThiS — translation MKIVVNGEQRNAAEGATVESLLKELGLDRQPCAVEVNQRLVTKAKHGLEPLREGDRVEVVTLVGGG, via the coding sequence ATGAAGATCGTGGTCAATGGAGAGCAGCGGAACGCGGCCGAGGGGGCAACAGTGGAGTCGCTGCTCAAGGAACTCGGGCTTGATCGCCAGCCGTGCGCCGTGGAGGTGAACCAGCGGCTGGTGACCAAGGCCAAGCACGGGCTGGAGCCGCTTCGTGAGGGGGACCGCGTCGAGGTTGTGACGCTGGTGGGCGGCGGGTGA
- a CDS encoding thiazole synthase — protein MTSAASLGSNGVAAGPEDGLVLGRRRFKSRLIVGTGKYTDLSTMQRALEVSGSEVVTVAVRRERLYNDKGESLLQSIDTSRYTILPNTAGCFTASDAVRVARLGREILEQLGNAGASWVKLEVLGDKKTLLPDPVGTLEACRELVKDGFEVLCYSSDDPIVAVRLRDAGATSVMPAGSPIGSGQGILNRNSIVLCLEALKQGDPAYPVIVDAGVGVASDVSQAMELGADGVLLNTAVASAKDPVMMAEAMRLGTIAGRKSYLAGRIPKRLYASASSPWEGVVSYIPGE, from the coding sequence ATGACGAGCGCGGCATCACTTGGCAGCAACGGCGTGGCGGCGGGGCCGGAGGACGGGCTGGTTCTCGGACGTCGCCGCTTCAAGAGCCGGTTGATCGTCGGGACGGGGAAGTACACCGACCTCTCCACCATGCAGCGGGCCCTCGAGGTGTCGGGCTCCGAGGTGGTGACGGTGGCTGTGCGGCGAGAGCGGCTGTACAACGACAAGGGGGAGAGCCTGCTCCAGTCCATTGACACGTCGCGGTACACGATCCTGCCCAACACGGCGGGGTGCTTCACGGCGTCGGACGCGGTGCGGGTGGCGAGGCTGGGGCGCGAGATCCTGGAGCAACTGGGGAATGCAGGGGCGTCCTGGGTCAAGCTGGAAGTGCTGGGGGACAAGAAGACGCTGCTCCCCGATCCGGTGGGAACGCTGGAGGCGTGCCGCGAGCTGGTCAAGGACGGGTTCGAGGTGCTGTGCTATTCGTCGGACGATCCGATCGTGGCCGTTCGCCTGAGGGACGCGGGGGCGACGAGCGTGATGCCGGCGGGCTCGCCGATCGGCTCGGGGCAGGGAATCCTGAACCGCAACAGCATCGTGCTGTGCCTGGAGGCGCTCAAGCAGGGGGATCCCGCGTACCCGGTGATTGTCGATGCGGGGGTCGGGGTCGCGAGCGACGTGTCACAGGCGATGGAACTTGGGGCCGACGGCGTGCTGCTCAACACGGCGGTCGCATCGGCGAAGGATCCGGTGATGATGGCCGAGGCGATGCGACTGGGGACGATCGCCGGGAGGAAGTCGTACCTGGCTGGGCGGATCCCCAAGAGGTTGTACGCGTCGGCGTCGTCGCCGTGGGAAGGCGTGGTGTCGTACATTCCCGGTGAGTAG
- a CDS encoding thioredoxin family protein, translating into MARTPSTMLPLGTRAPAFTLPNAGEDGSPVSLNDFAAKPLLLVMFICNHCPFVKHLRTGLAAFARDYSHKGLAIVAINSNDAERYPDDAPAAMRTEAANFGYTFPYLFDESQAVAKAYHAACTPDFFLFDSSRSLVYRGQFDESRPGNDIPVTGRDLRAAVDALLAGNPAPTEQRPSIGCNIKWKVGNEPVYAR; encoded by the coding sequence ATGGCACGCACTCCGTCCACCATGCTACCCCTTGGCACCCGCGCTCCGGCGTTCACCCTCCCCAATGCAGGGGAAGACGGGTCGCCGGTCAGCCTCAACGACTTCGCGGCCAAGCCTCTGCTGCTCGTCATGTTCATCTGCAACCACTGCCCCTTCGTCAAGCACCTCCGAACCGGCCTCGCCGCGTTCGCGCGAGACTACTCCCACAAGGGCCTCGCTATCGTCGCCATCAACTCCAACGACGCCGAGCGGTATCCGGATGACGCCCCCGCCGCCATGCGCACCGAAGCCGCCAACTTCGGCTACACCTTCCCCTACCTCTTCGACGAGTCGCAGGCCGTTGCCAAGGCGTACCACGCCGCCTGCACCCCCGACTTCTTCCTCTTCGATTCCTCCCGTTCCCTTGTCTACCGCGGCCAGTTCGATGAGAGCCGACCGGGCAACGATATCCCGGTCACCGGCCGCGACCTGCGTGCCGCCGTCGATGCGCTCCTCGCGGGCAACCCGGCGCCAACGGAGCAGCGCCCGAGTATCGGCTGCAACATCAAGTGGAAGGTGGGGAATGAGCCTGTGTACGCCAGATAG